The Desmonostoc muscorum LEGE 12446 genome includes a region encoding these proteins:
- the sppA gene encoding signal peptide peptidase SppA — protein MTNFFKQTFASLIGTLLGLIVFCGLGTTGLFVLLLAATSSKDTGPEVKDKSMLVFDLSMKITDGEPNSGEFFQNALSGVGEERMTLRKVVETLEKARRDPRIVGIYLDASSTRETGDIGYASLKEIRKALEEFRAGGKKIVAYGSNWTEKEYYLSSAANSIILNPLGLMEVNGLSSQLMFLTGALQKYGIGVQVVRVGKFKGAVEPLILTKLSPENREQTQKLLDDVWGEWRNAVGASRKIQPEQLQAIADNQALLEATQAKTSGLVDQIAYADEVVSDLKKLTDTDKEDKTFRQINLNDYSQVSGKSLGVERDSKNKIAVVYAEGEIVDGIGEDGEVGGDRFAKIFNRLRQDKDVKAIVLRINSPGGSATAAEVMQREVKLTRQEKPVVVSMGDTAASGGYWIASDSNRIFAEPNTITGSIGVFGILFNGQKLANDNGITWDSVKTGRYADSQTVSRPKSAPELALYQRSVDRIYNMFLNKVSQGRKLPEQKVAEIAQGRVWSGVAAKEIGLVDEIGGLNSAIAYAAKEAKLEEDWELQEYPRFSSFGERFFGQATQEVRNNLGIESTQPKQSNPLTAEFQKLQQEIQILQKMNDPQGIYARLPFNLKIE, from the coding sequence ATGACTAACTTTTTTAAACAAACTTTTGCTAGTTTAATTGGCACCTTACTAGGACTAATTGTTTTCTGCGGTCTGGGAACAACTGGACTGTTCGTGCTGCTGTTGGCTGCTACATCCTCTAAAGATACTGGGCCAGAAGTGAAAGATAAGTCAATGCTAGTTTTTGACTTGTCGATGAAAATTACTGACGGGGAACCCAATTCTGGCGAATTCTTTCAGAATGCACTCTCAGGTGTGGGTGAAGAGAGAATGACACTCCGCAAAGTTGTGGAAACCTTGGAAAAGGCGCGGCGCGATCCGCGAATTGTGGGTATCTATCTGGATGCGAGCAGCACAAGGGAAACTGGTGATATCGGCTACGCCTCTCTGAAAGAAATCCGCAAAGCTTTAGAGGAATTCCGCGCTGGTGGCAAAAAGATTGTTGCCTATGGCAGTAATTGGACTGAAAAGGAATATTATCTGAGTTCAGCGGCAAACTCCATCATCCTTAACCCGTTGGGATTAATGGAAGTCAACGGGTTGAGTTCGCAACTAATGTTCTTAACGGGAGCATTGCAAAAGTATGGTATTGGGGTTCAAGTCGTGCGGGTAGGGAAATTTAAGGGAGCTGTTGAACCGTTGATCCTCACAAAGCTAAGTCCAGAAAACCGCGAACAAACTCAGAAATTATTGGATGATGTTTGGGGAGAATGGCGCAATGCTGTCGGTGCCAGCCGGAAAATTCAACCGGAACAGCTACAGGCGATCGCAGATAATCAGGCATTATTAGAAGCAACACAAGCCAAAACCAGCGGTTTGGTAGACCAAATAGCATACGCTGATGAAGTAGTGAGTGACCTAAAAAAGCTTACAGATACCGACAAAGAAGACAAAACATTCCGCCAAATTAACTTGAATGACTACTCACAAGTTTCCGGCAAATCTTTGGGTGTAGAACGCGACTCAAAAAATAAAATTGCCGTTGTTTATGCTGAAGGCGAGATTGTCGATGGTATAGGTGAAGATGGCGAAGTAGGAGGCGATCGCTTTGCGAAAATCTTTAATAGACTGCGACAAGATAAAGATGTAAAAGCAATTGTTCTGCGAATTAATAGCCCTGGTGGTAGCGCCACCGCAGCCGAAGTCATGCAGCGAGAAGTGAAATTAACTCGCCAAGAAAAACCAGTTGTAGTATCAATGGGTGATACCGCCGCCTCTGGTGGTTACTGGATTGCTAGCGACTCTAACCGGATTTTTGCCGAACCAAATACAATTACAGGTTCAATTGGGGTGTTTGGCATACTATTTAATGGGCAAAAGTTGGCAAATGACAACGGTATCACCTGGGATTCAGTGAAAACCGGGCGCTATGCTGATTCTCAAACAGTTTCTCGCCCGAAATCAGCCCCAGAATTAGCGCTTTATCAACGCAGTGTTGACCGGATTTATAACATGTTTCTCAATAAAGTTTCCCAAGGTCGGAAACTCCCAGAACAAAAAGTAGCAGAAATTGCCCAAGGACGGGTTTGGTCAGGTGTGGCGGCTAAGGAAATTGGTTTGGTGGATGAAATTGGCGGTTTGAATAGTGCGATCGCCTATGCTGCCAAAGAAGCGAAACTAGAAGAAGATTGGGAATTGCAAGAATATCCCCGCTTTAGCAGCTTCGGAGAACGCTTTTTTGGGCAAGCAACTCAAGAAGTGCGGAATAATTTAGGAATTGAGTCAACGCAACCCAAACAATCTAATCCCCTCACTGCTGAATTCCAAAAACTCCAACAAGAAATCCAAATTCTCCAAAAAATGAACGACCCACAGGGAATATATGCCCGCTTACCTTTCAACTTGAAAATTGAGTAG
- a CDS encoding Uma2 family endonuclease: MLLELRQLRIQPGQQLLLEDVSWQQFENILAELGEHRAARISYSHGFLEIMVPLPEHEKAKEIIGDIVKILLNELSINYDALGSTTLKNEKMSQGVEPDTCFYIQNQAVVIGKNRINLSVDPPPDLAIEIDLTSRTQLDNYQILGVPELWRYGKQGLQINVLQSGKYVESNFSPTFPDIPIIELVNQYVQQSQVVGSSQAIQAFRNWLRDNI; the protein is encoded by the coding sequence ATGCTTTTAGAGTTAAGACAATTGAGGATTCAACCGGGACAGCAACTGTTACTTGAGGACGTTAGCTGGCAGCAATTTGAAAATATTTTGGCAGAATTAGGAGAACATCGCGCTGCCAGAATTTCCTATAGTCATGGTTTTTTAGAAATTATGGTTCCCTTACCCGAACATGAAAAAGCCAAAGAAATTATTGGCGATATAGTCAAAATTTTACTGAATGAACTAAGTATCAATTATGATGCTTTAGGTTCAACCACTCTAAAAAACGAAAAAATGAGTCAGGGAGTAGAACCGGATACTTGTTTTTACATTCAAAATCAAGCGGTAGTTATTGGTAAAAATCGCATAAATTTAAGTGTAGATCCACCCCCAGACTTAGCCATAGAAATTGATTTAACTTCTCGCACGCAATTGGATAATTACCAAATTTTGGGAGTACCAGAACTTTGGCGATATGGAAAACAAGGCTTACAAATTAACGTCTTGCAAAGTGGAAAATATGTAGAGTCAAATTTTAGTCCTACTTTTCCAGATATTCCAATAATTGAGCTAGTAAATCAATACGTCCAGCAAAGTCAAGTTGTTGGTAGCAGCCAAGCAATTCAAGCTTTTAGAAATTGGCTGCGGGATAATATTTAA
- a CDS encoding pentapeptide repeat-containing protein, with protein MKAEQLMENYAAGIRDFTGINLSEANLREANLRGAILDKAILDGANLSHANLTQTSLIGADLNGADLSNANLSGSNLTGAILDGAILDGANLDGANLSHADLTVAKLIETNLTDAGLQQASLIAANLNGADLSGADLTVADLSQANLTEADLNQANLSGANLEGANIEGTILDENV; from the coding sequence ATGAAAGCAGAGCAACTCATGGAAAATTATGCCGCAGGCATAAGAGATTTTACTGGTATCAACTTGAGTGAGGCCAACCTCAGGGAAGCTAACCTCAGGGGCGCAATTCTAGATAAAGCTATTCTCGATGGAGCTAATTTGAGTCACGCTAATTTAACGCAAACTAGTTTGATTGGGGCAGACTTGAATGGAGCAGATTTAAGTAACGCCAACCTCAGTGGTAGCAACTTAACTGGAGCTATTTTAGATGGAGCTATCTTGGATGGAGCTAATTTGGATGGAGCTAATTTGAGTCACGCTGATTTGACAGTTGCCAAGCTGATTGAAACTAACTTAACTGACGCGGGTTTACAGCAAGCAAGCTTAATTGCGGCAAATTTAAATGGAGCTGATTTGAGTGGCGCAGATTTAACTGTAGCCGACTTGTCCCAAGCAAATCTTACTGAAGCAGATTTAAACCAGGCAAATTTAAGCGGAGCAAATTTAGAGGGAGCCAATATAGAAGGAACAATTTTGGATGAGAATGTCTAA
- the fni gene encoding type 2 isopentenyl-diphosphate Delta-isomerase yields MNAPSNVSAQTQNRKADHIRICLEEDVQCHEVTNGLERYRFTHCCLPELDHSDIDISTTFLGKHLGAPLLISSMTGGTEQAGIINQRLAEVAQHYKIAMGVGSQRVAVEKPQVADTFAVRKYAPDVLLFANLGAVQLNYKYGLDECLRVVEILEADALILHINPLQECIQPKGDTNFKGLLDNISKICSKIPVPVIAKEVGNGISGAIAKKLLDAGVTAIDVAGAGGTSWAKVESERAENPLQRRLGRTFADWGLPTAECITSIRAIAPDVPLIASGGLRHGLDAAMAIALGADIAGLAMPFLKAAAVSETAVAELAEVLIAEITTVLFCTGNATLYQLKHSDGLQRIE; encoded by the coding sequence GTGAACGCCCCTAGCAACGTCTCCGCCCAAACTCAAAATCGCAAAGCCGATCACATTCGCATCTGCTTAGAAGAAGATGTCCAGTGTCATGAAGTTACTAATGGACTAGAACGCTATCGGTTCACCCATTGTTGCTTACCAGAATTAGATCACAGCGACATTGACATCAGTACAACTTTTTTGGGTAAACACCTCGGCGCACCTTTATTAATTTCTTCCATGACTGGAGGAACCGAACAAGCAGGAATCATTAACCAACGCCTGGCCGAAGTCGCCCAACACTACAAAATTGCAATGGGTGTCGGTTCCCAGCGAGTAGCCGTCGAAAAACCCCAGGTAGCTGATACTTTTGCTGTCCGCAAGTATGCGCCGGATGTTCTGCTATTTGCCAACTTGGGCGCTGTGCAACTTAACTATAAATATGGCTTAGATGAATGTTTGCGGGTAGTCGAGATTCTAGAGGCTGATGCATTGATTTTACACATTAACCCCCTACAAGAGTGCATTCAACCCAAAGGTGATACTAATTTTAAGGGTTTGCTTGACAATATTTCTAAAATATGCTCCAAAATTCCAGTACCAGTAATTGCGAAAGAAGTGGGTAATGGGATTTCAGGTGCGATCGCCAAAAAACTCTTAGATGCTGGAGTCACAGCCATTGATGTCGCTGGTGCTGGTGGTACTTCATGGGCGAAGGTGGAAAGCGAACGAGCTGAAAATCCCTTGCAACGTCGCTTAGGCAGGACATTTGCCGATTGGGGTTTACCGACAGCAGAGTGCATTACCAGTATTCGAGCGATCGCCCCAGATGTGCCCTTAATTGCTTCGGGAGGCTTGCGTCATGGACTAGATGCAGCAATGGCGATCGCCTTGGGAGCAGACATCGCTGGTTTAGCAATGCCCTTCCTGAAAGCAGCAGCAGTATCAGAGACAGCAGTTGCCGAACTCGCTGAGGTATTAATTGCCGAAATCACCACAGTATTATTTTGCACAGGCAATGCGACCTTGTATCAGTTAAAGCACTCTGATGGTTTACAGCGCATAGAATAA